The window ACTGCTCAAAAATATCGGTCTGGGGTCTGGGAGCTTGCTGCACCTGCTACAAAAGTCTAGCCATACCCTCCAGTACACGGGTAGCTGCATCTCCTGTCAGTTGTGGTGGTGGTCCCCTGCCCCCACCAAGAATATCGTCTTGTCTGTCTGCGCTGGGttcacgtctaggaggcatgatATCTTAATACAGTCCAAATTCCAAACGTAACCCATCATGCAATTTAATCTAGTTTTTTATAAATAGTAAATCTTTAAATCGTGAAAGCGTCAAAACATGTAttgaaaatcataaataatgTAATCATGCATGTGAATGTAGTAAAagcatttaaacatttaaaacataaaatcttTATAGACTTGAGGCGTGAAGACTGAGCTGCAGtagctggcggtggcacaaccctatacaggactcTTGCTCTGATAACAACTGTAATGTCTACTAATTTAAAAtgcttctaatttttttttgtaaatatcacaattttcgaaaataaacatttaaatattatgCATGCATACAACTCTACTGAAAAATatgtcatttaaaaataatcgtaaaCAATCGACAAATAAAATACTGTAGACAAAAAAATGTGCCAGCTCGGCCCTTAAGCATGCGTGAACGAAATTAAGACGAGTAAAATACTGAAAATCCACATCACAGCATAATAACGTATAAAACTGATCATGACTACTCAAAACTCATAAAATTGTAATATGCGGAAAAATGTGgttctcgggttgtgtgcgTACATCCAGCCCTGTCTACTAAGAGTtaggcacctccagtctcctcatccaGATATTcatctgcatcacacacgcctaatgagtctaaagactcaacgcaCCAGCATcgttaatagcaaatacatatgcatagcacacaacagtgaaaaatactgtaATCAATATACATTTCTTGATCTtaaaacataaacttaaacGTGTTGTATGATATCATAACGTGTCAAACATGTCTCAAAATATCATCATATaagtatacattttcttttatttaaatccaattcattagttgtgactttcgtatcagctctattctaTGGATCCATATAATATAATCACAGTACCCGACATCGGAGACATCAGCGACaacattacccgtccactgagccttggcctcagcTCATAATATCTCATATAATCGTGTTTGTCACAACCAATTCCCatccttcaaaacgtgtcatcatatttcaaaaaatacacttaaaaacactCCTTACAATTAACCActtcataaaataatttttcctgataattccccgttctccgttcctcgttcgagcgcaaaaaatatctagaaaccctaatgcatgaatttttaaaaataatgtgAAATAAATCCTAACCATGaaataattatgaaaaatatattttaaataaaaccctagattgcatgcattcaagTTACGTAAATTTAAACTTCCTGGACCTTACAAATTGCCATAACGAGAAGAAGTCTATCTTAGGTTTCCCTTGCAAATGTAAATTCTCATCAAACCCCTATAAATCCGAATGTATCTCCGATATTTTGGCATATTTAATCTTATCGTGAGATTATCCTATATTTAAAAAGATCACTCATGCACTCGATATACGATAGGGTTCTTATGATAAAGTCCAAACacttagatcaggattggatcTTAGCTCACATAATTAATTCTGGCATCGCCCTATACTCAGCCTGCATACGGACTTGTAACATATTCTGTAACATACTCCCTTCCATCTAAAGCCTGGGGTAGTGGGGCTTTGTACGTAAATATTAGACTACCCTGAAATCGGATCAAGTACATAGCTAGGTTCTGGATGAACAGGGCAGGGCTTCGGTCGAGTGCCGCTCAGGGCCTCGGCCAAGCATGGGAGGCTCGGCGCTTCAACCGAGCATAGGGCTCTGTCGAGTATGACTCATGGCCTCGAGAAGGGTTAGGACTCGGGTAGGGTTAATTTATGGGCACCAATAGTACCTCATCTCTTTGATTTAAAAGAAGCATTGAATTTTAGACCAGTTGGTGGATCTTATCAAGCCCTAAGTCTTTGGGTTTTGCATTGGTTGCAAGAGAATTTAGACCACTAATGACGAACATCAAGATGCCAATCTGGGTGATCCACCTTCCCCACCATTGATACTAGTTTGGTCGGCTAGGATCAAGTGAGGGTTCGGATCCTAAGGTTTTTAACGGGCATGATTCAATCTGTCCGCTCCTGATTGATCCGACCGTTATCCTCTCCCATAGTCTTCTATAAATAAGGTATCCCTTCCCTCATTTTCATCTTTCTCTCTTCGCACCATTACTCTGCTAAGATCTAGAGCATCTCCTGCATTCCTGATGCCCACAGCTCGGCCAAACTTTCCTACGTCTGATACCTTCTCGTACCAAACTCTTTTGTTCTTGACCTATTTGGTAAGTTCTTCTTTTTGTGTTAGTTGTGATATTTTAGCTAAGAAATGATCGTAGCCATAAATACTTTTTCCCCCTCCCTTAGGAGCTCGGGTGACCCTAATCTTCGTTCAGCTAGAAATAATAAATCGACTCAAATAATAGAGGACGAAGATCTGATGACCACTATTGGGCATCATTGGTATGAAGTTAAGGCTTCAGTTCTTGAGTCTAATGATGTTTCTAAGATCAAGAAATTTTCAAGATTGTCTCGGCGATTGATATCCATATCCCCAAAATCACAAATAAGGCTCATCTTCCACCCGAAGGTATTATACGTTTTACTTGGATCAGCTAGAGATGAGTCTTCGGTTCCCGATTCCCAAATTCTTTCAAAGCCTTTGCGAGCACTATCTGAGATGCTCAAGGTAGCAATCTCCTAATTCATTTAGCATACTTCTGGTGTTAGGGATCTTGCTTAGGTATTTTTATGTACCTCTATCGATTGCACTCCTAGATtgttttgtaaaaattaaaGACAAGAAACGAGACGATTTTACTTTTCACCTTGACCCGAATGCAATTAGATGAAAATCCTTTATCTCACAAAGGTTGGATGAGACGTATTTTTATGTATAGTCCGAACAACTTCCTTGGTATTGCAATATGGCTTGGGCCGACAAGTTAACCACCTAGACATGCAATTTATCTAACCCATTTTTTAGCTAGTACATCAATGAAGTGTTTTGACATCAAGGACTTGATTCAAGATGATCTTCTATATAGATTTAGGTTCTGCAAGAAGGGGGTCGAAGTGGAGGGTGTCATAGGTATATTTTCATTGGCTTCTTCACTCTTGTACTCTAAAAATTAATCTTACACTGACTCTTTATTTTTTGTGCTTGCTTTTTTTTAGGAAAAAGAATTATGAAGTCCGAAATGATCCAGAGTATGAAGAGGAGAAAGACTAAAGTCGGGCTTCTTGGAAGTCCTCTAACGCCGAGGCTAAtggaaagcaaaaaaaaaagcaCTAATAGAGTCTGATGGGTAGCCAATGAAGTAAACTCTGAAGGCTACTGTTCCGTCCCTAACCCCCCAGGGTTCTGGGAAGAAGACTAGTAGCTCTTCCAATGTTCCCAACAACCGCGACTTCGAGAAGATCGATTCGAGATATGTCCTAATCACGGGGTGTCTTTCCTAGCCAAACCATCTGGGTCGGAGACTCTAAATTTTGTTTGGCACTTGATTTCCTCCGAAGATACTGCCATTGTGAAGGTCGCTTCCGACCTTAAAGCTATGGAAGCTATGTCTCTTAACTTTATGCATGTAACTGATTTTGTCTCTTCTGTATTAATAGTTCTTCTTTAACTGATATATATTTGTTTCACAGGCCCTTGTTTGGGGAGGAGAGGTCACTGATCAGATACGTGGAACTCAAGAAATGGCTAGTTATTTGTTGCCAAACACGAGGTCAgattatttttattgaagaGCACGAGGTCAGACTTTGTTTAATCAGAAAGATGCTATATCAATGCAAAATATTATTCACCATATGTTTGAAAACAAAGGCAAAtttatgtataaaaaaaaactaacaaGATGAGTTAAGGTTCTGGCTAAGGATAGTATCTCTTCAAGTACTGGATGTTCCATGGACGCTTGGCCTTCTTTCCTTCGGCATCCTCCAAGTAGTAAGCAGCAATTCTTGCTTTTCCAATAAATTTGTAGGGCCTTTCATACTTCGGGTCTAACTTTTCTCTTTCCCTCTCAAATTGGATTTTCTGCTTGACCAGATCCCTCATTTTGAAGGACCAGGGACACACACTTTTGTTGTATGCTCGGGCCACCCTCTTCTGATAGGCAACCATCTGAACAGCTGCTCGAATTCTCTTCTCTTCCACTAGATCTAAATCCATGGCCCTCAGTTCATCATTATTTGGTCCATACCTTATCACCCGAGCACTTTCCTGCCCGATCTCTGCTGGCAAGATAATCTCAATCCCATGTAGTAACTTATACAATGTTTCTCCAGTTCTCGTTCGAGCTATAGTTCGATAAGACCACAACACGCAAGGTAATTCATCAACCCACTTCCCTCTGGCAGAGTCCAAATGAGCTTTAAGAGCTTGCACAATTGATCTATTAGTGATATCGACATGTCCATTTCTTTGGGGATAAGCTGCAGACGTAAAGATCTGTTTTATCTTCATCTCTTTACACCATTCTCAAACTTTAGAGCCGCAAAACTATCGCCCATTGTCAAATACAAGTTTCCTTGGTATCCCAAACTGACACACCTAGTCcttccataaatatttcaagacTTTCTCCTTCAGTAATTTGGCTAACGGTTCGGCTCTCGCTTGGAGAAATAGTTTACTACCACCAATAAAAATTTCTTTGGCTTGTGCTTATGGGAACTGGTGCTACAATATCTATACCTCATTGATCAAAAGGGTAAGATCAAACGACCGACCTCATAAGTTCGGCTAATCTCCACTGTAAATTAGCATGTTTTTGACAATTATAACATGGCCTTACTACCATTAATGCATCTTTTTTCATAGTTGGCCAAAAGAAATCTTCCATCAAAGCCTTCCGAGGTAAAAACCACACTCCCTAAGTGATTGCAACAAATTCCTTtacagatttcttgaaagacatCATCAGCTTCTTCTGGGCCCAAGCATTTCAAGAGAGTTATAGAAAAAGACCTCTTGTATAGTATCATATCTAAGATCGTGAAGCCGAGTAGTCTTTTCCTGACCTCTCGAGTCTTTTTCTGTTCAACCTAGACTCCCATGACATAACTATTGATGAACCTCATAGTCCTTGTCCGACTAGTTCTTGTCCCGATGGTTGAGCAAGAGAGTTGGCCATCTTGTCCAACCTATCCGCCTTTTCATTTTTAGTCCTGGATACTTGTTTCATGATCAAATCTAAAAAGTCTTCTTTAGATTTTTCAATAGATCGGGCATACCTTATCATTTTTAAATATGAACTTGCCCTAACTTCGCTATATTACCAATTGAGAATCAGAATATAGGATGGCTCAGGTAACACCCTTGCTTCGAGCAGCCTAAGCCCGACCAAAAGTGCTTTGTACTCGGTTTCATTATTAGAGGCCCGAAAGTTCCGTCTTACTGAAACTTTGGTCTCTTCACCCCAAGGAGATATCACAACTCCTACCCCATCCCGTTTGAGAAGAAGAACAATCTACCAAGATCTTCCATTGTACTTTCTCTTGTACTCGAATAGTTTCAGCAAGAAAGTATGTTAAAGCTTGGGCTTTAATGGTCGTCTtggtttcaaatttgatattgTATTCATTGAGCTCAGTCGCCCACTTAATTAATCTTGTCAAAGTGTCCGGGTGAGAGAAAATTTTCCCCAGGATGTTATTGGTGAGGACAGTGATAGGATGTGATAATAAGTAAGGTCTCAGCCTCCTAGCCATGATGACAAGGGCCAAACCAACTTTTCTTGAGTGGTGTAGTTGAGTTCAGTTCTCGTCAAAGCGTGATGCACAAAATAAACATGCCGATGAATCGTATCTTATTTTTTGACCAAGACTGAACTTGCGGCCTGGGGAATAACTGTTAAGTAAACAAAGATTTCTTCTCTACGGATACGTTTGTTCAGAACATGGATTTCACTTAGACAGGTCTTCAGTTCTTGCAACGCTCCGAACTAATTGAATATTGGTATCAGAAATCCCTCGAATTGGTTTACCATTTCCATAAAGTATATAACTGACAACTCGAAGTTGCACATTATCCCTTTCCTGCAAGAGATCCAGGGGAAAAAGCGCTGCTAAATTTATACTTTCTCAATTGATCATTTCATTTGAAATTTTTAGCTTTCCGAAGTACCTTAAAGAATGGAAACCTTGATCAACGAATCGGGATATGAATCGGGCTAGAGCGGAAATTCTCCCTATCAATCGCTGCATTTCTTGGATATTTGGAGGAGAACTCATAGAAGAAAGGGCTTGTACCTTCTCTGGATTAGCTCAATGCCTTTGCGGGTCATCATGTAACCCAAAAACTTCCCCGTCTGAACCCCGAACACACACTTGCTAGGGTTCAACTTCAACATGTATTCTCGAAGGTTTTGAAAAGTTTCATATAGATTCGACAAAAACTGATCGACTACCCTGGATTTTTTGATCAATATATCGTCTACCTAGACCCCAACATTTTTCCCGATATGCTTCTTGAATACCTTATCCATAAGCCTCTGATAGGTATCTCCAACATTCTTTAGCCCGAAAAGCATTACTACTTAAAAAAGTTCCTTTAGATATGATAAATCTTACCTTGCTTCTATTCTCTTCTGCTAAGATAATTTGATCCTTGATATTCATCTAGAAAACAAAGGAGCTCGTGTCCTCGGAAGGACCTAACAGTCCTTGGGGCAGGCTAGGTTCAAGTCACAGAAATCCACACACATCAGCCATTTTCTCGATGACTTATGCACCAAAAAACCAAGTCGAGAATTATACACTTCTTGAATGTGTCATGCCTTTTATAAATCCTGCATTTGTTCTTTGATAATAACATCTTTCTTGGGGCCAAAGTGTCTCTTCACCTGAATCGCAGGTCGGTATTCATCCAACATGTTCAATTTATGTACCATTACTTTTTTCTTAATCCCTTGGAGTTTGGATAGGCACCAGGCAAACACATCCTTATTTTCCTCTAAGCATTGGACAAACTGTTATCTCAATGGCTTTTCCAAGGTTGGCTATCTTCACGATTCCGGATGGGGGATTTAGGATAAGCTCCTCATATCTGTCTTCCGAAGTAAACCCTGTTGCTTCTTCAATTAGATGTAACTGATCGTACCTCATAGGCTCAGGTCGACTTGAATGTTCAGTCTTAGCTGACTTCTGCACTCAAATCTCACTTTTTCCACATAACATTTACGCGAGATCCTCTGATCCCCCCGACTTCTCCTACAGCTTCTCCCATAATGAACTTGATTTTGTGGTGCAGAGCCAAAGCAATTTCCATGAAAGTTGCCATGACCGATCTCCCTATGATAGCATTATAAGATGAGGGAGCATTGACTAGCACAAAGTAAATAGTACCAGTCTTTCCGTTGTCTCCATATCCCAAAGAGAGGGGGATATCTATGATCCCAAGGGGGAATATAGCATGCCCTGTGAATACAAATAAATTCGCGGGGATAGGCTCCACAATATACTCAAGCAAATCCATTTGATTCATCATCTCTTTAAACAAAACATTAACAGAACTCTTTGAATTCACAAAGAAACGAGCAACTTCATAGTTGGCTACCATAGCGTCGAAGATCAGAGCATCATTATGCTGGTCAGCCACTCTTTCATGTCTTCGGGTCCAAAGAAAATCACCGGCCTGAGCGTACTTAGTACTATTAATTTTCATGTTCTCCAATATTCCACTGTTGACTTTCCTGGTTCAGTtggaatatttatctgttgGCCCTTCAGATATCGTATTAATTACCCCTCTAGGTGGTGGCCGTTCATGGGGTTCTGCCATATGAATATTCAAGTTAGCATTCGGAAAATTCTCTCATTGGTTTGGCACTCTTCTCCTCTCAGGACCACCTTCTTCCTGAGCTCTCTTATGGGGGTCGGTACACAACACCTTGGCCTGCCAAAATCGCCTTTTTTCCGGATTCCCCTGGATTCTCCGTTCTATCTCCTGATCCAAATGATGACATTCATTGGTAGTATGGACATAGTCCTTATGAAATTCACAATACTTATCTGATCTGGGATTATGAGGTGCTATGTCACTGCCTAGAGACCTTCGGACGAGCTTTCGTTCATCACATGCCACCAAGTCTCGGGATATGCTAACTTTCATGGGTGTGTAAGCAGCAAACTATCCAAACATTGTAGGCGGATCGAATCGTCCGACCCTTGGCACAAGATAGGTGGGTTTAATTTCCGTGTAGctagggatggcaatgggcTGGGGAACGGACGTGTTTGCCATCCCCATCCCCATCCCCGTCCCCGATTTATATCCCC is drawn from Primulina eburnea isolate SZY01 chromosome 10, ASM2296580v1, whole genome shotgun sequence and contains these coding sequences:
- the LOC140842874 gene encoding uncharacterized protein, giving the protein MKIKQIFTSAAYPQRNGHVDITNRSIVQALKAHLDSARGKWVDELPCVLWSYRTIARTRTGETLYKLLHGIEIILPAEIGQESARVIRYGPNNDELRAMDLDLVEEKRIRAAVQMVAYQKRVARAYNKSVCPWSFKMRDLVKQKIQFEREREKLDPKYERPYKFIGKARIAAYYLEDAEGKKAKRPWNIQYLKRYYP